One segment of Gilliamella sp. ESL0441 DNA contains the following:
- a CDS encoding CHC2 zinc finger domain-containing protein, which yields MSRLSSAELERLKQSVSLVSLLELDGYKLRRQGKDYVMCCPFHEEKTASFSVSVAKNCYHCFGCGVSGSVLDYVMQSQRMSMGKAIGYLQSVSGQLPTLPYSLAAPTEGKPVAVANTERQTLTDIDDDGQALLHQVVEHYHNQLLSSVEAKEWLVKRGLTDPALLTHFKLGYAGLHGIAPVMPSKSSKAGRQMRERLEGLGVVRASTHQDHFRGCFMVPVIGFSEAANMAQRGKVLQLYGRRTQPDYKIKSGSPKHLYLPSALGGVWNEACLVGCDSVILCEALIDAMTVWCAGYRNVISSYGVNGFTDDHLAALLHHQVKAVYIAYDRDDAGDKAAEKLAVMLAEHGILCYRVVFPKGTDANEFLVASGNPKKSLDLLLEQAQPLNAVTSVNANVDTRVDVVGTSADKVGDDIPYQTLPNGELLLTFGSREWRLKGVEKNLSATSMKIHAQVRDVQSGLFHIDQLELYQAKARSLFIRQACGELSLDESVIKRDLGRILLLLEQLQDKAIQDSINGSVNNGSGVVVELNDEQTAAALELLRLPSLINRVADDLASCGVVGERSNLLAGYLAAVSRKLDKPLAVLIQSSSAAGKSSLMDAILSLIPEEERVQYSAMTGQSLFYLGETNLQHKILAIAEEEGVRQAAYALKLLQSDGELTIASTGKDEKSGSLVTKQYTVKGPVMLMLTTTAIDVDEELLNRCLVLSVNESEDQTKAIHALQRQRQTLDGLLAESEKQYLTELHQNAQRLLKPLKVVNPYATELTFLSDKTRTRRDHMKYLTLIQSITLLHQYQREIKRVEHRGKLIEYIEVTLDDIQLANELAHAILGRTLDEMPPQTRKLLNLLKDWVKAESERQCIKPYEYHFSRREVRAYTHWGDTQLKIHLGRLVEMEYLSLYRKGLSYEYSLLYDGEDNGDNQQRHLCGLLAVEQLKQPRQTDDKAPSDKTDNKVNDNKITPVDDAGKTKRSGQTKKRSVTGRGKVGGQSVNDNTAQSQSVSDVDDKAVGEDNNATIRTKSKKRKTSPPAATQGNLKDSHQQAVNHGQ from the coding sequence ATGAGTCGTCTCTCAAGTGCCGAACTGGAGCGCTTAAAACAGTCCGTGTCACTGGTTAGCTTGCTTGAGTTGGATGGCTATAAGCTGCGTCGTCAGGGTAAAGACTATGTGATGTGTTGCCCGTTCCATGAGGAGAAAACTGCGTCGTTCTCAGTATCAGTGGCTAAAAACTGTTATCACTGCTTTGGCTGTGGCGTGTCAGGCTCGGTGCTGGACTATGTGATGCAAAGTCAGCGGATGAGTATGGGTAAAGCCATCGGTTATCTTCAGTCCGTATCGGGTCAGCTTCCAACTTTACCTTATTCTTTAGCCGCTCCAACCGAGGGTAAACCCGTCGCTGTTGCGAATACTGAACGTCAGACCTTAACCGACATTGACGACGACGGTCAGGCCTTGCTGCATCAGGTGGTTGAGCACTATCACAACCAGTTATTATCGTCGGTTGAGGCCAAAGAGTGGCTGGTTAAGCGTGGCCTGACTGACCCGGCGTTGTTAACCCATTTTAAACTGGGTTATGCCGGGCTGCACGGTATCGCCCCGGTGATGCCATCAAAAAGCAGTAAAGCCGGTCGCCAGATGCGGGAGCGGCTGGAAGGCTTAGGTGTGGTCAGGGCGTCAACCCATCAGGACCACTTTAGAGGCTGCTTTATGGTGCCGGTAATCGGCTTTAGTGAAGCGGCGAATATGGCACAGCGCGGCAAGGTGCTCCAGCTCTATGGCCGTCGCACTCAGCCGGACTATAAAATCAAATCCGGCAGCCCAAAGCACCTGTATCTGCCGTCTGCGCTTGGTGGTGTGTGGAATGAGGCCTGTCTGGTCGGCTGCGATAGCGTGATACTGTGTGAAGCATTAATCGATGCCATGACGGTATGGTGTGCCGGTTACCGTAATGTTATCTCGTCGTATGGGGTTAACGGCTTTACTGATGACCATCTGGCGGCATTGCTACATCATCAGGTCAAAGCGGTGTATATCGCCTATGACCGGGATGATGCGGGGGATAAAGCCGCAGAGAAACTGGCGGTGATGCTGGCCGAGCACGGTATCTTGTGTTATCGGGTGGTGTTCCCCAAAGGCACGGATGCTAACGAGTTTTTAGTGGCCAGCGGTAACCCGAAAAAGAGCCTTGACCTATTGCTTGAGCAGGCACAGCCGTTGAATGCAGTTACGTCAGTGAATGCCAATGTTGATACTCGCGTTGATGTGGTTGGCACAAGTGCCGATAAAGTTGGTGATGATATCCCTTACCAGACATTACCTAATGGTGAGCTGTTGTTAACGTTCGGTAGTCGTGAGTGGCGGCTTAAAGGCGTTGAGAAAAACCTGTCGGCAACCAGTATGAAAATCCATGCGCAGGTGCGGGATGTGCAAAGTGGCTTGTTCCATATCGACCAGTTAGAGCTGTACCAGGCCAAAGCCAGAAGCCTGTTTATCCGGCAGGCGTGTGGTGAGCTGTCCTTAGATGAATCAGTGATTAAACGTGACCTTGGGCGAATACTGCTGTTACTTGAACAGTTACAGGATAAGGCAATACAGGACAGTATTAATGGTTCGGTTAATAACGGCTCAGGTGTGGTCGTTGAGCTTAACGATGAACAAACGGCGGCAGCCCTTGAGCTACTGCGCCTGCCTTCACTGATTAACCGTGTGGCGGATGACTTAGCTTCATGTGGCGTGGTCGGCGAGCGCAGTAACCTGTTAGCGGGTTATCTTGCCGCCGTCTCTAGAAAGTTAGATAAGCCGCTGGCCGTATTAATCCAGTCATCCAGTGCGGCGGGTAAAAGCAGCCTGATGGATGCGATACTATCACTGATACCGGAGGAGGAGCGGGTGCAATACTCAGCCATGACCGGGCAGAGCCTGTTCTACTTAGGTGAAACTAACCTACAACATAAAATCTTGGCCATCGCCGAAGAGGAAGGGGTACGTCAGGCGGCCTATGCCTTAAAGCTGTTGCAGTCGGATGGCGAGCTGACTATCGCCAGTACCGGCAAGGATGAAAAAAGCGGCAGCCTTGTCACCAAACAATATACGGTCAAAGGCCCGGTGATGTTAATGCTGACGACAACCGCTATCGATGTGGATGAAGAGCTGTTAAACCGCTGCCTTGTGTTATCAGTCAATGAAAGTGAAGACCAAACCAAAGCGATACATGCGCTTCAGCGACAAAGACAAACTCTTGACGGGTTGCTGGCAGAGAGTGAAAAACAGTACCTTACTGAACTGCACCAAAACGCCCAGAGACTGCTAAAACCGCTAAAAGTGGTTAATCCCTATGCGACTGAACTGACGTTCTTATCGGACAAGACCCGCACCCGGCGTGACCATATGAAATACTTAACCCTGATACAGAGTATTACCTTGCTGCATCAATATCAGCGGGAGATAAAACGGGTTGAGCATCGGGGAAAGCTTATCGAATATATCGAAGTGACACTGGATGATATACAGTTAGCTAACGAACTGGCACACGCTATCTTAGGCCGCACGCTCGATGAAATGCCGCCGCAGACAAGAAAGCTGCTTAACCTGCTAAAAGACTGGGTGAAGGCTGAAAGTGAACGTCAGTGTATCAAGCCTTATGAATACCATTTTAGCCGCCGTGAAGTCAGGGCGTACACTCACTGGGGCGATACGCAATTAAAAATCCATCTTGGAAGACTGGTTGAAATGGAGTACCTGAGCCTGTACCGTAAAGGCTTAAGTTACGAGTACAGTCTGTTGTATGATGGTGAAGATAACGGCGACAATCAACAACGTCATCTGTGCGGGTTGTTAGCGGTTGAACAGCTTAAGCAACCGAGGCAAACCGATGATAAAGCACCGTCAGATAAAACAGATAATAAGGTCAATGACAACAAGATAACCCCGGTGGATGATGCAGGCAAAACGAAACGGTCGGGGCAAACTAAAAAGCGGTCGGTGACTGGTCGGGGCAAGGTCGGCGGTCAGTCGGTTAATGACAATACCGCACAAAGCCAGTCTGTATCTGACGTAGATGATAAAGCGGTCGGTGAGGATAACAACGCAACAATCAGAACAAAATCTAAAAAGCGTAAAACCTCACCGCCCGCAGCTACACAAGGCAACCTTAAAGACAGTCATCAACAGGCGGTCAATCATGGCCAATGA
- a CDS encoding SymE family type I addiction module toxin, whose product MAKTHSKLKSATGKEPASQPNERFYTIGYVPQGIKPNPRPQITIKGRWLEQIGFYAGQSVIITVEQNKLIVELAR is encoded by the coding sequence ATGGCTAAGACACATTCTAAGCTAAAATCAGCTACAGGCAAAGAGCCTGCATCGCAACCCAACGAACGGTTTTATACCATTGGCTACGTGCCGCAAGGCATAAAACCTAACCCACGACCACAGATCACCATTAAAGGACGCTGGCTTGAGCAGATAGGCTTTTACGCTGGTCAGTCGGTCATCATTACAGTTGAGCAGAACAAGTTAATTGTTGAACTTGCGAGGTAG